A region from the Solibacillus sp. FSL H8-0523 genome encodes:
- a CDS encoding beta-ketoacyl-ACP reductase, with protein sequence MRLDNKVAVITGGASGIGLAAVKRFVLEGAKVAILDYNEQAGEQVVANYGDEVVFFKADVSNQEQVQQAVKAIAEHFGKIDILINNAGITRDASLLKMSAADFDKVIQINLNGVFYCTQAVVPYMIEQKYGKIINTSSVSAERGNFGQTNYTATKAALIGMTKTWSKEFGRKGINVNAVAPGFVETDMVESVPSEITGMISTITSMQRMGKPEDVANAYLFLASDEASYITGHVLHVDGGIMM encoded by the coding sequence ATGCGTTTAGATAATAAGGTGGCTGTTATTACGGGTGGTGCGAGTGGGATTGGTTTAGCAGCGGTGAAACGTTTTGTACTAGAAGGAGCAAAAGTGGCTATACTGGATTATAATGAGCAGGCTGGTGAGCAGGTTGTCGCTAATTACGGCGATGAGGTAGTCTTTTTTAAAGCGGATGTTTCGAATCAAGAGCAAGTGCAACAAGCAGTCAAAGCGATTGCGGAGCATTTTGGCAAAATTGATATTTTAATTAATAACGCAGGCATTACACGTGATGCGTCGCTACTGAAAATGTCAGCAGCGGATTTTGATAAGGTCATTCAAATTAACTTAAACGGCGTGTTTTATTGTACGCAGGCGGTTGTACCATATATGATCGAGCAAAAATACGGCAAAATTATTAATACTTCATCGGTAAGTGCGGAGCGTGGGAATTTTGGGCAGACGAATTATACCGCAACAAAAGCTGCACTCATCGGTATGACCAAAACATGGTCGAAAGAGTTTGGTCGTAAAGGCATTAATGTCAATGCGGTCGCACCCGGTTTTGTGGAAACGGATATGGTAGAGAGTGTACCAAGTGAAATTACCGGAATGATTAGTACGATTACAAGCATGCAGCGAATGGGAAAACCAGAAGATGTGGCGAATGCGTATTTATTTTTAGCATCCGATGAAGCAAGCTATATAACGGGTCATGTTCTTCATGTAGATGGTGGAATCATGATGTAA
- a CDS encoding MMPL family transporter, which translates to MNKFLNPITDWVSTKRGATITLIIWLVLMIGLSAGPQLSEYKTSNFQSLPDDAQSIIADNKLNEYFPNDQGTPGILVFHNENGDINQDSVKAILNAIIAENIEGVDQIVDISKLPPQALAGFTSDDNSTMIVPMTLEKGLGNAAYEEINDQASKLGNKAAEVTGDTKFYITGPAGIAGDTLKLFEQADFKLLFSTIFIILILLIIIYRSPLLAIIPLLATVIIYQVANQSVALMGAAGLEINNSTTSIMSILLFAAVIDYSLFVFSRYREELNHYENKYEAMKHAMRATGEPVFFAGGTVLAAMLVLFFADFRDYQNFAPIFGMAVFIIMLGSITLVPALFALFGRKAFWPKVPKFGEVKEVKHGIWGPIAKFVVNKPFLSGGLVLIFMLITSLNVLNLDYEFDTVKSFPEDLPSRVGYEIVESRFDKGELAPTSLLVESKQALTEEQQLALTESLLAEDMIASVRPSAVSEDGTKAKLSMAFELNPYSPEAIDKLEEMRDKSADYLKEAGIDGELLFAGTTAKLVDERNVNNADIYKIVLLETLLILVLLFVLTRSWKMPIYMMATILVSYLSALGLGLFLVDVLFGYDAISTRVPVYAFIFLVALGIDYNIILISRFMEERKTRKVKEALEIAIRNTGGVISSAGVILAATFAALMTMPISDLFVFGFMVAVGILIDTFLVRGMLLPMLILTFEKDKK; encoded by the coding sequence ATGAATAAATTCCTAAATCCAATTACGGACTGGGTATCAACCAAGCGTGGTGCGACGATTACGTTAATCATTTGGCTTGTATTAATGATCGGCTTAAGTGCAGGTCCGCAGCTAAGTGAATATAAAACGTCAAACTTCCAATCACTACCTGATGATGCACAGTCAATTATCGCAGACAATAAATTAAATGAATATTTCCCGAATGACCAGGGAACACCGGGGATTCTCGTTTTCCATAATGAAAACGGGGACATTAATCAAGACAGTGTGAAGGCGATTTTAAATGCCATCATCGCGGAGAATATTGAAGGGGTTGACCAAATTGTCGACATTTCAAAATTACCACCGCAAGCATTAGCAGGCTTCACATCAGACGACAACTCAACAATGATCGTGCCAATGACACTTGAAAAAGGGCTTGGCAATGCGGCATATGAAGAGATTAATGACCAGGCTTCAAAATTAGGTAACAAGGCAGCCGAGGTAACAGGCGACACGAAATTCTACATTACGGGTCCAGCAGGGATTGCTGGCGATACGTTAAAGCTGTTTGAACAAGCAGACTTTAAATTATTATTCTCAACAATTTTCATTATTTTAATTTTATTAATCATCATTTACCGTTCACCACTACTTGCGATTATTCCATTACTTGCAACGGTAATCATTTATCAAGTAGCAAACCAATCTGTTGCCTTAATGGGTGCAGCAGGCTTAGAAATTAATAACTCAACGACATCGATTATGAGCATTTTATTATTCGCAGCAGTAATCGATTACTCGTTATTCGTCTTCTCACGCTACCGTGAGGAGTTAAACCATTACGAGAATAAATACGAGGCAATGAAGCATGCGATGCGTGCAACAGGTGAGCCAGTATTCTTCGCGGGTGGTACCGTTTTAGCAGCGATGCTTGTGTTATTCTTCGCTGATTTCCGTGATTACCAAAACTTTGCGCCAATCTTTGGTATGGCAGTGTTCATCATCATGCTTGGTTCGATTACATTAGTACCCGCATTATTCGCATTATTTGGCCGTAAAGCGTTCTGGCCAAAAGTACCGAAATTCGGTGAAGTAAAAGAAGTAAAACACGGCATTTGGGGACCAATTGCGAAATTCGTAGTAAACAAGCCATTTTTATCAGGTGGATTAGTATTAATCTTCATGCTGATCACGTCATTAAATGTACTGAATTTAGATTATGAATTTGATACAGTAAAATCATTCCCAGAAGATTTACCTTCACGTGTTGGGTATGAAATTGTAGAGTCTCGCTTTGATAAAGGCGAACTTGCACCAACTTCTCTACTTGTAGAAAGTAAACAAGCGTTAACAGAAGAGCAGCAACTTGCGTTAACAGAAAGCTTATTAGCAGAGGACATGATTGCTTCGGTTCGTCCTTCAGCAGTTTCTGAAGACGGCACAAAGGCGAAGTTGTCGATGGCGTTTGAATTAAACCCATACTCACCAGAAGCAATTGACAAGCTTGAGGAAATGCGCGATAAGAGCGCGGATTACTTAAAAGAAGCAGGTATTGACGGCGAATTACTATTTGCAGGGACAACAGCAAAATTAGTAGATGAGCGTAACGTTAATAATGCAGATATTTATAAAATTGTTTTACTCGAAACATTATTAATTTTAGTATTACTATTCGTATTAACACGTTCTTGGAAAATGCCAATTTACATGATGGCGACGATTTTAGTGTCATACTTATCGGCATTAGGATTAGGCCTGTTCCTAGTGGATGTTTTATTCGGCTACGATGCGATTAGTACACGTGTACCGGTGTATGCATTTATTTTCTTAGTAGCGCTTGGTATCGATTACAACATTATTTTAATCTCACGCTTTATGGAAGAGCGTAAAACACGTAAAGTGAAAGAAGCCCTTGAAATTGCAATTCGCAATACAGGTGGGGTGATTTCATCAGCGGGTGTTATTTTAGCAGCAACATTCGCCGCACTAATGACAATGCCAATCTCGGATTTATTCGTATTCGGCTTCATGGTAGCGGTTGGTATTCTGATCGACACGTTCCTAGTGCGCGGCATGCTATTACCGATGCTAATTCTAACATTTGAAAAAGATAAGAAGTAA
- a CDS encoding response regulator transcription factor: MDILVVDDDAFIRKLIGIHLKKEGYFAQFASDGLEALTLLTEHDFDLAIVDVMMPKMDGIQLTKRLTEQNIPVLMLTAKATLDDKEKGFLAGADDYMVKPFEPKELLFRVRAILRRFQKTERGITKMANMTIDRETFEVRVGEQGLLLPLKEFELLSILCSRPEVVFTRDQLMEQVWGYDYDGDDFTLTTHIKRLRSRLEEVQAQVKIQTVRGIGYKVEEMK; encoded by the coding sequence ATGGACATTTTAGTGGTAGATGATGATGCATTTATTCGCAAATTGATTGGCATTCATCTTAAGAAAGAAGGCTACTTCGCGCAGTTTGCGAGCGATGGTTTAGAAGCACTGACCTTATTAACAGAACATGATTTTGATTTAGCAATCGTCGATGTGATGATGCCAAAAATGGACGGCATCCAATTAACAAAACGCCTAACCGAGCAAAATATTCCGGTGCTCATGTTAACCGCAAAGGCGACCTTAGATGATAAGGAAAAGGGCTTTTTAGCGGGGGCTGATGATTATATGGTGAAGCCGTTCGAGCCAAAAGAGCTACTGTTTCGGGTGCGTGCGATTTTACGTCGCTTCCAAAAAACAGAGCGTGGTATCACAAAAATGGCCAATATGACGATTGACCGTGAGACGTTTGAAGTTCGTGTAGGCGAACAGGGGCTGCTCTTACCGCTTAAGGAGTTTGAGCTGTTAAGCATTTTATGTAGCCGTCCAGAAGTGGTGTTCACGCGTGATCAACTGATGGAACAAGTATGGGGCTATGATTATGATGGCGACGACTTTACGCTAACAACACATATTAAGCGTTTGCGCAGTCGCCTAGAAGAAGTGCAAGCACAGGTCAAAATTCAAACGGTGCGCGGGATTGGTTATAAAGTAGAGGAAATGAAATGA
- a CDS encoding HAMP domain-containing sensor histidine kinase yields the protein MKTLYKQYIVVTLAVIVASITLSMLLLGQIYNAQVRPNTDAQNFEVAQEVKQILSTMPGDSYDAYFKSIAKFGYQLTISDAAGETTHYGNPFKKADVTPEMSAIIGTDQVYHGIQDYKETFFFMNHFANDVQNTIGVPFLLNGEPHALFIRQGNATLFSEMHFLIVGFIVISAIIILGTMVLLARQLVQPLKQLQQATEQIAQENYDIELNIERDDELGHLATQFQKMAKRLAENDQTKKDFINNVSHDFQSPLLNIQGYANVLKDADNTEEERIQYLEIIEQETKRLSALTKQLLLLSSLDQKNLPIDKKHYALDQQLKERVFSKRWKLDDKQMELVYELEPIEIFADQHLLEQVWDNLLSNAIRYSEDRGKIVVSCSKKGDVVQVVMQDYGIGIPEEALEKVKERFYRVDPSRSSQSSGLGLAIVTEIVKRHDGELVIESVLGEGTKVSVRL from the coding sequence ATGAAAACATTATATAAGCAATATATTGTCGTGACATTAGCGGTCATTGTAGCGAGCATTACGCTATCGATGCTGCTGCTTGGTCAAATTTACAACGCGCAGGTTCGACCGAATACGGATGCGCAAAACTTCGAAGTCGCTCAGGAAGTGAAGCAAATTTTATCCACGATGCCGGGCGATAGCTATGACGCTTATTTTAAATCGATTGCGAAATTTGGTTATCAGCTAACGATCAGTGATGCGGCAGGTGAGACGACGCATTATGGCAATCCGTTTAAGAAAGCGGATGTAACTCCTGAGATGAGCGCTATCATCGGCACAGATCAGGTGTATCACGGCATTCAGGATTATAAGGAAACCTTTTTCTTTATGAACCATTTCGCTAATGATGTTCAAAATACGATTGGGGTGCCGTTTCTATTAAACGGGGAGCCGCATGCGTTATTTATTCGTCAGGGTAATGCGACGTTATTTTCAGAAATGCATTTTTTAATTGTCGGTTTTATTGTCATTAGTGCCATTATTATTTTAGGGACGATGGTTTTGTTGGCGCGTCAGCTTGTACAGCCGCTGAAACAATTACAACAGGCAACGGAGCAAATCGCGCAGGAGAATTATGACATTGAACTGAATATTGAGCGCGATGATGAACTTGGCCACTTGGCGACGCAGTTTCAAAAGATGGCGAAGCGTTTAGCAGAAAATGACCAGACAAAAAAGGATTTCATCAATAATGTATCGCATGATTTTCAGTCGCCGCTACTTAATATTCAAGGCTATGCGAATGTACTGAAGGATGCGGATAATACCGAAGAGGAACGCATTCAATATTTAGAAATTATTGAGCAAGAAACAAAGCGTTTATCAGCGCTGACAAAGCAGCTGTTACTGCTGAGCTCACTCGACCAAAAAAACTTACCGATTGATAAAAAGCATTACGCACTGGATCAGCAATTAAAAGAGCGTGTGTTTTCAAAGCGCTGGAAGCTGGATGATAAGCAGATGGAGCTTGTTTATGAATTAGAGCCAATTGAAATTTTCGCGGATCAGCATTTGCTTGAGCAAGTATGGGACAATTTATTATCAAACGCGATTCGCTATAGTGAGGATCGTGGGAAAATTGTTGTGTCATGCAGTAAAAAGGGTGATGTGGTGCAAGTGGTCATGCAAGATTACGGCATTGGCATTCCGGAAGAGGCGCTAGAAAAGGTGAAGGAACGCTTTTACCGAGTGGATCCGTCACGTTCTAGCCAAAGTAGTGGGCTTGGTCTTGCGATTGTTACAGAAATTGTGAAGCGCCATGACGGGGAGTTAGTCATTGAAAGTGTGTTAGGTGAAGGGACAAAAGTAAGTGTTCGTTTATAA